In one Brienomyrus brachyistius isolate T26 chromosome 7, BBRACH_0.4, whole genome shotgun sequence genomic region, the following are encoded:
- the LOC125745855 gene encoding corticotropin-releasing factor-binding protein isoform X1 — protein MRGAMSVTFRVHLCFFLLSLYVLKGQSRYLEEHEITPERVLSLLNSELKRELSDEFVYRRPLRCLDMLVVEGQFTFMADRPQLSCAAFFIGEPNELISIQYDAANIDCAGGDFIKIFDGWVLKGEKFPSSQDHPYPLFERYVDYCTTGSSRSVIRSSQNVAMIFFRIHSAGSGFTITVTKLINPFPCNVISQTPEGSFTMVIPQQHKNCSFSIIYPVEIQIAELSLGHLNDVSLKVRGKRSPWGCAGAGDFVELLRGNSMDTSKMVPVADLCYSFSGPAQMKIGCDNTVVRMVSSGKFVNRVTFQYRLLHQHELEKLRGNNLEDFCDME, from the exons ATGAGAGGTGCAATGTCTGTGACTTTCAGAGTACACTTATGTTTTTTCCTGCTGAGCTTGTATGTTCTCAAGGGACAGAGTCGATACCTGGAG GAGCACGAGATTACTCCAGAACGAGTATTATCTCTACTGAACTCGGAACTCAAAAGGGAATTGTCTGACGAATTTGTTTACCGTCGACCTTTAC GATGTCTGGACATGCTGGTCGTGGAGGGACAGTTCACTTTCATGGCCGACCGGCCGCAGCTTAGCTGCGCTGCCTTCTTCATTGGCGAGCCCAATGAGCTGATCAGCATCCAGTATGACGCAGCCAACATTGACTGTGCGGGTGGGGATTTCATAAAG ATATTTGATGGCTGGGTCCTTAAAGGAGAGAAGTTTCCCAGTTCCCAAGACCATCCTTACCCTCTCTTTGAGCGCTACGTAGATTACTGCACGACAGGCTCCTCCCGGAGTGTGATCCGCTCCTCTCAGAATGTGGCCATGATCTTCTTCCGCATACACAGCGCTGGGAGCGGATTCACCATTACGGTGACCAAACTCATCAACCCCTTTC CTTGCAATGTTATTTCCCAGACCCCAGAGGGCAGCTTCACAATGGTAATCCCCCAGCAACACAAGAACTGTAGCTTCTCCATCATATACCCCGTCGAAATCCAGATAGCTGAGCTTAGCCTGGGACACCTAAATGACGTCTCTCTGAAGGTGAGGGGGAAG AGGTCTCCCTGGGGGTGTGCAGGAGCCGGGGATTTTGTGGAGCTTCTCAGGGGGAACAGCATGGATACCTCCAAAATGGTTCCTGTGGCTGATCTCTGCTACTCCTTCAGTGGGCCTG CTCAAATGAAGATTGGATGCGATAACACTGTGGTGAGAATGGTGTCCAGCGGGAAATTCGTCAACCGTGTGACTTTTCAGTACCGTCTTCTGCATCAACACGAACTTGAGAAGCTCAGAGGAAACAACTTGGAGGACTTCTGTGATATggaataa
- the LOC125745855 gene encoding corticotropin-releasing factor-binding protein isoform X2: MRGAMSVTFRVHLCFFLLSLYVLKGQSRYLEEHEITPERVLSLLNSELKRELSDEFVYRRPLRCLDMLVVEGQFTFMADRPQLSCAAFFIGEPNELISIQYDAANIDCAGGDFIKIFDGWVLKGEKFPSSQDHPYPLFERYVDYCTTGSSRSVIRSSQNVAMIFFRIHSAGSGFTITVTKLINPFPCNVISQTPEGSFTMVIPQQHKNCSFSIIYPVEIQIAELSLGHLNDVSLKRSPWGCAGAGDFVELLRGNSMDTSKMVPVADLCYSFSGPAQMKIGCDNTVVRMVSSGKFVNRVTFQYRLLHQHELEKLRGNNLEDFCDME, translated from the exons ATGAGAGGTGCAATGTCTGTGACTTTCAGAGTACACTTATGTTTTTTCCTGCTGAGCTTGTATGTTCTCAAGGGACAGAGTCGATACCTGGAG GAGCACGAGATTACTCCAGAACGAGTATTATCTCTACTGAACTCGGAACTCAAAAGGGAATTGTCTGACGAATTTGTTTACCGTCGACCTTTAC GATGTCTGGACATGCTGGTCGTGGAGGGACAGTTCACTTTCATGGCCGACCGGCCGCAGCTTAGCTGCGCTGCCTTCTTCATTGGCGAGCCCAATGAGCTGATCAGCATCCAGTATGACGCAGCCAACATTGACTGTGCGGGTGGGGATTTCATAAAG ATATTTGATGGCTGGGTCCTTAAAGGAGAGAAGTTTCCCAGTTCCCAAGACCATCCTTACCCTCTCTTTGAGCGCTACGTAGATTACTGCACGACAGGCTCCTCCCGGAGTGTGATCCGCTCCTCTCAGAATGTGGCCATGATCTTCTTCCGCATACACAGCGCTGGGAGCGGATTCACCATTACGGTGACCAAACTCATCAACCCCTTTC CTTGCAATGTTATTTCCCAGACCCCAGAGGGCAGCTTCACAATGGTAATCCCCCAGCAACACAAGAACTGTAGCTTCTCCATCATATACCCCGTCGAAATCCAGATAGCTGAGCTTAGCCTGGGACACCTAAATGACGTCTCTCTGAAG AGGTCTCCCTGGGGGTGTGCAGGAGCCGGGGATTTTGTGGAGCTTCTCAGGGGGAACAGCATGGATACCTCCAAAATGGTTCCTGTGGCTGATCTCTGCTACTCCTTCAGTGGGCCTG CTCAAATGAAGATTGGATGCGATAACACTGTGGTGAGAATGGTGTCCAGCGGGAAATTCGTCAACCGTGTGACTTTTCAGTACCGTCTTCTGCATCAACACGAACTTGAGAAGCTCAGAGGAAACAACTTGGAGGACTTCTGTGATATggaataa